A window of the Microbacterium sp. LWH13-1.2 genome harbors these coding sequences:
- the drt3a gene encoding antiviral reverse transcriptase Drt3a, with translation MDQSFSPKNLRRIWDLEARRGRDRLSLYPDVRRAYDLARDSRHRARAARKGTVPYIGPPELAPESVARADRQAAEDLLEASLAATSEILTGSVESGAFAWGLDRGHLIGGKRQTYSIAETPEAFFADKHLQRVVGSTLLSRPRGRQSIVAGLIRTIDNNVPKIVVRADVKDFYDSIDHRRLRSHLDTTALSPSCRRLIDRLLSEMETLTGNARGLPAGVGLSAKLAELYIAQADRALRDTRGTLYFARYVDDIVLVRAEESEGAVAPGAVIAEIETELQRLGLALNPAKTLHRELVDNSLGKIEFLGYEIEYRGRGGPVVRLTDDRYKTIRTRVDRTFSAWDRANPANHGRRSLLIDRLRFLTANTRLSHNKRNALVGIYFSNPHLTDLKSLAGLDRYLQHRASQSPLPPGLDRKIAALSFTDGFSRRTIHRWSMQRMTRLKGAWRA, from the coding sequence TTGGATCAGAGCTTCTCGCCGAAGAATTTGCGCAGGATCTGGGACTTGGAAGCGCGGCGTGGGCGCGACCGCCTAAGTCTCTACCCTGACGTTCGCCGCGCCTACGATCTGGCGCGTGACTCGCGCCATCGTGCTCGGGCAGCGCGAAAGGGAACGGTGCCGTACATCGGGCCACCTGAGCTGGCTCCGGAATCCGTTGCCCGTGCAGACCGTCAGGCCGCCGAGGACTTGCTGGAAGCATCACTGGCTGCAACTAGCGAGATACTTACTGGAAGCGTCGAGTCCGGCGCGTTCGCGTGGGGTTTGGACCGCGGCCATTTGATTGGTGGGAAGCGTCAGACCTACTCGATCGCGGAGACCCCCGAGGCATTCTTCGCGGATAAGCACCTTCAACGCGTCGTCGGATCAACGCTTCTGAGCCGCCCGCGAGGACGTCAATCGATCGTCGCGGGACTGATTCGAACGATCGATAACAACGTACCGAAGATCGTCGTTAGGGCTGATGTCAAGGACTTCTACGACAGCATCGATCATCGACGGCTCCGTTCTCACCTCGACACAACAGCGCTAAGTCCATCGTGCCGGCGGCTGATCGACAGGTTGCTATCCGAGATGGAGACCCTCACCGGGAACGCAAGAGGCCTCCCCGCAGGGGTGGGTCTGAGCGCGAAGCTAGCCGAGCTGTACATAGCGCAAGCTGATCGCGCTCTGCGGGACACTCGCGGCACACTTTATTTCGCGCGCTACGTTGACGACATCGTCTTGGTGCGCGCGGAGGAAAGTGAGGGCGCGGTGGCACCGGGCGCTGTGATTGCGGAGATCGAAACTGAGCTTCAGCGACTCGGTCTTGCTCTGAACCCGGCGAAGACCTTGCATCGGGAACTTGTCGACAACTCGCTCGGGAAAATCGAGTTCCTGGGTTATGAGATCGAGTATCGAGGCAGGGGTGGCCCGGTGGTGAGGCTCACCGATGATCGCTACAAGACCATCCGGACTCGCGTCGACAGGACCTTCTCCGCGTGGGATCGCGCCAATCCTGCCAACCACGGACGGCGAAGCCTCCTCATCGACAGGCTTCGCTTTCTGACGGCGAATACTCGCCTTTCTCACAACAAGCGGAACGCGCTAGTTGGGATCTACTTCTCGAATCCGCACCTAACCGATCTGAAGTCTCTCGCCGGGTTGGACCGCTATCTTCAGCACCGAGCCTCGCAGTCTCCGTTGCCTCCCGGCCTCGATCGGAAGATCGCGGCCCTGTCTTTCACTGATGGATTCAGTCGGCGAACGATTCACCGATGGTCCATGCAGCGCATGACTCGACTGAAGGGGGCATGGCGTGCCTAA
- the drt3b gene encoding antiviral reverse transcriptase Drt3b — MVLSDVLPYELPPSFSNRGLYDFLRDADVRLGTETVHARLLDETSEVILGVILGRAVSFPAGTTSRTRTALNLPADQGAVSTIPFQYTVRHRKNDYRTLTVPHPMAQLDIAHFYERFEDLILYHTSKSRFSLRRPARVAPYVVVRDSLFAYQRRTHDSIEHDDHEYEWLRSYFTYQRYSNVYKFYDSSEYRSCERRFGYLVKVDVAKCFDSIYTHSIAWAAHGHDVVKANLGPHLDRTFGGAFDKLMQRLNHSETSGITIGSEVSRLFAEVILQAVDLELAEQLDRLGMKFGEDYEVLRYVDDYFIFLADESRRPFVVEALSRSLRKYKLHLNASKEEGELTPWLSPLTIAKKRARQLIREATKPRDRDRGGVAVSRPYVDAGDLIVGYKAILLDTGVSHFELANYALARVERSFEKILRRSGEDLGSVELSSQQLSKHHRAITSSLLALTDFVFFVYSGAPRMSPAVKVARVCSTLLRYARSEGVPAHDRERVEMRVRDELMQQLRRSKGSMSPDAVTATLIDCVSDLGANYAIREGELADLCGFTRSGGKLREPSTMNVLLLFSLLLHMKRSKAYPELRQACERWILQMQERSLIDGELSLLNLNVLTCPFVPRSIREEICARYAVTVTAAATADRLVAKSRRWNVDWESFDLYAALERKRMLEVY; from the coding sequence GTGGTGCTGAGCGACGTTCTGCCCTACGAACTCCCGCCGTCATTCAGCAACCGTGGCCTGTACGACTTTCTTCGTGATGCTGATGTGCGCCTCGGAACCGAAACGGTCCATGCGAGGCTGCTCGACGAGACATCAGAAGTGATCCTCGGAGTTATTCTCGGCAGGGCAGTCTCCTTCCCTGCGGGTACCACTTCTAGAACGCGCACTGCTCTCAATCTCCCTGCGGACCAGGGGGCGGTCTCCACGATCCCTTTCCAGTACACGGTCCGTCATCGGAAGAATGACTACCGCACACTGACGGTGCCGCACCCTATGGCGCAGTTGGACATCGCGCACTTCTACGAGAGGTTCGAGGATCTCATCCTCTACCACACATCCAAAAGCCGGTTCTCCCTAAGGCGGCCGGCGCGAGTCGCGCCATACGTCGTCGTGAGGGACTCGCTCTTCGCCTATCAACGGCGAACACACGACAGCATCGAACACGACGACCACGAGTACGAATGGCTGCGCTCGTACTTCACGTACCAGCGATACTCGAATGTCTACAAGTTCTATGACTCCTCCGAGTACCGATCCTGTGAGCGCCGGTTTGGATATCTCGTCAAGGTTGATGTTGCGAAGTGTTTCGACAGTATCTACACCCATTCGATTGCATGGGCGGCCCACGGTCACGATGTAGTGAAGGCCAATCTTGGCCCGCATCTCGATCGCACGTTCGGTGGCGCCTTCGACAAGCTCATGCAACGACTGAACCACAGTGAGACGAGCGGCATCACGATCGGTTCTGAAGTATCGCGGCTGTTCGCAGAGGTCATTCTTCAAGCGGTAGATCTCGAGCTTGCGGAGCAGCTTGACCGACTGGGAATGAAGTTCGGTGAGGACTACGAGGTACTGCGTTACGTTGATGACTACTTCATTTTCCTCGCGGACGAAAGTAGACGTCCGTTCGTGGTCGAGGCGTTGTCTAGGAGCTTGCGCAAGTACAAACTGCATTTGAACGCCTCGAAGGAGGAGGGAGAGCTCACGCCGTGGCTGTCGCCACTGACTATCGCAAAGAAGCGAGCTCGCCAGCTCATACGGGAAGCGACCAAGCCGCGCGATCGAGACCGCGGTGGTGTCGCCGTGAGTCGCCCATACGTCGATGCGGGCGATCTGATCGTGGGGTACAAGGCGATTCTGCTGGACACCGGCGTCAGTCACTTCGAGTTAGCAAACTATGCCCTAGCGCGAGTCGAGCGCTCGTTCGAGAAGATCCTGCGCAGATCAGGAGAGGACCTAGGCAGTGTCGAGCTCTCCAGCCAACAACTGTCTAAGCACCATCGCGCGATCACCTCAAGTCTGCTCGCGTTGACGGACTTCGTATTCTTCGTCTACTCCGGCGCTCCCCGAATGAGCCCTGCCGTCAAGGTGGCTCGAGTTTGTAGCACGTTGCTCCGATATGCACGTTCGGAGGGCGTGCCTGCTCATGATCGCGAGCGGGTCGAGATGCGCGTCCGCGACGAGCTGATGCAGCAACTTCGGCGGTCGAAGGGATCGATGAGCCCTGATGCGGTGACAGCGACACTCATCGACTGCGTCTCGGACTTGGGCGCGAACTACGCGATCCGAGAGGGTGAACTCGCAGATCTCTGCGGATTCACCAGATCAGGAGGCAAGCTCCGTGAGCCGTCGACGATGAATGTGTTGCTACTGTTCAGTCTCCTATTGCATATGAAACGCTCGAAGGCCTACCCGGAGCTACGCCAAGCGTGCGAAAGATGGATCCTCCAGATGCAGGAGCGGTCACTGATCGACGGGGAGCTCTCGCTGCTCAACCTGAATGTGCTCACCTGCCCGTTTGTTCCTCGATCCATCCGGGAGGAGATCTGCGCACGATACGCTGTGACGGTTACTGCGGCGGCAACAGCGGATCGTCTAGTCGCGAAATCTCGACGATGGAACGTTGACTGGGAGTCCTTCGATCTTTACGCCGCGCTCGAGCGGAAGCGAATGCTCGAGGTATATTGA
- a CDS encoding toll/interleukin-1 receptor domain-containing protein, translating to MPRGELRIGDSFRRKIDYGLAHSSFGVVILSKSFIAKGWPQYELDGIVGLSVAGKQRMLPIWHEISKDEVEANSPSLADKIARTTVVSTIAEIADEVVAVVRDADAA from the coding sequence GTGCCACGGGGCGAACTGCGCATCGGGGACAGCTTTCGTCGCAAGATCGACTACGGGCTCGCGCACTCGTCATTCGGAGTGGTCATCTTATCGAAGTCATTTATTGCGAAGGGATGGCCCCAGTATGAGCTCGACGGGATCGTCGGTTTGTCCGTGGCCGGGAAGCAGCGCATGCTGCCGATCTGGCACGAGATCTCCAAGGACGAAGTCGAGGCCAACTCTCCGTCTCTCGCTGACAAGATCGCTCGGACGACGGTGGTGAGTACGATCGCTGAGATCGCGGACGAGGTCGTCGCCGTAGTTCGCGATGCAGATGCTGCCTAA
- a CDS encoding GNAT family N-acetyltransferase encodes MTEATTILDRVATAAEHRSIAESVGWHDAFDWATIADSLAGSTFGVVAYAGDAAVGMGRVVGDGVKYFYVQDLAVLPAFQETGLGARMLDRLTERIAMVAPATAFVGLFSTTAGTDLYTSRGFGSGDMTGLFRLIEPAQRDGRKNG; translated from the coding sequence ATGACTGAAGCGACGACAATCCTCGACCGGGTGGCGACGGCTGCCGAGCATCGATCGATCGCTGAATCGGTGGGCTGGCACGACGCCTTCGACTGGGCGACGATCGCAGATTCCCTGGCCGGCTCGACGTTCGGCGTGGTCGCCTATGCCGGAGACGCGGCTGTAGGCATGGGGCGCGTCGTCGGAGACGGCGTGAAGTACTTCTACGTGCAGGATCTCGCCGTCCTCCCGGCCTTTCAGGAGACCGGCCTGGGGGCGCGCATGCTGGACCGCCTGACGGAGCGAATCGCCATGGTCGCCCCGGCAACGGCCTTCGTCGGATTGTTCTCGACCACCGCGGGCACCGACCTCTACACCTCTCGCGGTTTCGGCTCCGGCGACATGACCGGGCTGTTCAGGCTCATCGAGCCCGCGCAGCGGGACGGTAGGAAGAACGGATAG
- a CDS encoding alpha/beta hydrolase, whose protein sequence is MEPTEEIKNVVLVHGAFADGSGWRRVYDVLSARGYRVSIVQNPLTSLTDDVAATSRVLDAQDGPTILVGHSWGGTVITEAGVHPKVAGLVYVSALIPDVGETSGQQYEGFAATPEFIIDVDDKGFGVLNREAFHSGFAADVNAADAMFMADSQVPVNMAVFGEAVTQAAWHDKPSWAVIATDDKAFDQAMLQHMATRVGADITNVPGSHALFITQADAVADVIATAAGAAASAAVAVAR, encoded by the coding sequence ATGGAACCCACTGAAGAGATCAAGAACGTCGTCCTCGTGCACGGGGCTTTCGCGGACGGGTCCGGCTGGCGCCGGGTGTACGACGTCCTCAGCGCTCGCGGCTACCGAGTCTCGATCGTTCAGAACCCGCTCACGTCGTTGACCGATGACGTCGCGGCGACGAGCCGAGTGCTCGACGCTCAAGATGGTCCGACCATCCTCGTCGGGCACTCGTGGGGCGGCACCGTCATCACAGAGGCCGGCGTGCACCCGAAGGTCGCCGGCCTGGTCTACGTCTCCGCACTCATCCCCGATGTCGGCGAGACCAGCGGACAGCAGTACGAGGGCTTCGCCGCCACGCCCGAGTTCATCATCGACGTCGATGACAAGGGCTTCGGCGTCCTCAACCGCGAAGCCTTCCACTCGGGGTTCGCCGCCGACGTCAACGCCGCCGATGCGATGTTCATGGCCGACAGCCAGGTACCGGTGAACATGGCCGTCTTCGGCGAGGCAGTCACACAGGCGGCATGGCACGACAAGCCGAGCTGGGCGGTCATCGCCACCGACGACAAGGCGTTCGACCAGGCGATGCTGCAGCACATGGCCACCCGCGTAGGCGCCGACATCACCAACGTCCCCGGCAGCCATGCCCTGTTCATCACTCAGGCCGACGCCGTCGCCGACGTGATCGCCACGGCCGCGGGCGCCGCAGCCTCGGCGGCGGTGGCCGTCGCCCGTTGA
- a CDS encoding GntR family transcriptional regulator, translating into MPIPQRAPGVDRTLLRDDVFRRLRDAIVDCTFLPGEQLKDMELAEWLGVSRTPVREALLRLGASGLVVSKPGRSTAVSAIDPKAVRDARDVVAAMHVLALRGMAGNANEGELDRMRAANRRFAVALDAGDISAAVDADEEFHQVPVASLGNDAIVAVLDQFGPVVRRAERSRFAADGQASFERHEQLIALLASGDARGAEDLTFDTWHSLSVDEDSSVEPR; encoded by the coding sequence ATGCCGATTCCTCAGCGGGCCCCCGGTGTCGACCGCACGCTCCTTCGAGACGATGTGTTCCGTCGGCTGCGTGATGCCATCGTCGACTGCACGTTCCTTCCTGGTGAGCAGCTGAAGGATATGGAGCTCGCCGAATGGCTCGGAGTGAGTCGGACGCCTGTGCGTGAAGCGCTCCTGCGTCTCGGGGCGAGCGGGCTCGTGGTGTCGAAGCCCGGCCGGTCCACCGCCGTGAGCGCGATCGACCCCAAGGCTGTTCGTGACGCTCGAGACGTCGTCGCGGCGATGCATGTGCTGGCTCTCCGGGGGATGGCGGGGAATGCGAACGAGGGCGAGCTGGACCGCATGAGGGCGGCCAACCGCCGCTTCGCTGTCGCGTTGGATGCCGGAGACATCTCTGCGGCCGTGGATGCTGATGAGGAGTTTCATCAGGTGCCTGTCGCGTCACTCGGAAACGATGCGATCGTGGCGGTTCTGGATCAGTTCGGTCCTGTCGTGCGTCGCGCGGAGCGGTCGCGCTTCGCAGCGGACGGGCAAGCATCCTTCGAGCGTCACGAGCAGCTCATCGCACTGCTGGCGAGTGGAGACGCCCGGGGAGCCGAGGATCTGACTTTCGACACCTGGCATTCCCTGTCCGTCGACGAGGACTCCTCAGTGGAACCTCGCTGA
- a CDS encoding nuclear transport factor 2 family protein — MSRTLRNEELPAAALGFVDGWQGRDAGKVEALFTEAAVVADQGETFRGLDEIRSWISGSIDLFATTLTFLGAREVDGMVGASYRLEGDFPGGVAELEYQFHLDAEGQIVRLDFAPAQSF; from the coding sequence ATGAGCAGGACACTGAGGAACGAAGAACTGCCGGCCGCCGCGCTCGGCTTCGTCGACGGATGGCAGGGGCGGGACGCGGGGAAGGTCGAAGCACTTTTCACTGAGGCAGCGGTGGTCGCGGACCAGGGCGAGACCTTCCGCGGTCTGGATGAGATCCGATCATGGATCAGCGGATCGATCGACTTGTTCGCCACCACGCTCACGTTCCTCGGAGCGCGCGAGGTGGACGGAATGGTGGGAGCGTCGTACCGCCTCGAAGGGGATTTCCCGGGCGGAGTCGCCGAGCTGGAGTATCAGTTCCATCTCGACGCCGAGGGGCAGATCGTTCGGCTCGACTTCGCACCCGCGCAGTCGTTCTAG
- a CDS encoding MarR family transcriptional regulator, with amino-acid sequence MDSSADSGMTRPRRASDFPYRSELLANLSALILLWDSPAFQGDVLAASGESIDQQSHATLRHLLAWGPMRPTALAEVLATGASHVSKIVRRLEADGWVERTTDPSDRRATLIALTEAGEAAAHGVYALGDRMIAEVLDGWSASDVQEYTALTARFVKDAITSAEKMLARGLLPSRR; translated from the coding sequence ATGGACAGCAGTGCAGACTCCGGCATGACGCGGCCCCGCCGCGCCAGCGACTTCCCGTATCGCTCCGAACTCCTCGCCAACCTCAGCGCACTGATCCTCCTGTGGGACTCTCCGGCTTTTCAGGGCGACGTGCTGGCGGCCAGCGGAGAGAGCATCGACCAGCAATCGCACGCCACCCTCCGGCACCTTCTCGCCTGGGGCCCGATGCGACCGACCGCCCTGGCCGAAGTGCTCGCGACCGGTGCATCGCACGTGAGCAAGATCGTCCGCCGGCTCGAAGCGGACGGATGGGTGGAGAGGACCACCGACCCCTCCGATCGTCGGGCGACCCTCATCGCCCTCACGGAGGCCGGCGAAGCCGCCGCGCACGGCGTGTACGCGCTCGGCGACCGGATGATCGCCGAAGTCCTTGACGGGTGGTCCGCAAGCGACGTCCAGGAGTACACCGCCCTGACGGCGAGATTCGTCAAGGATGCGATCACCTCGGCTGAGAAGATGCTCGCACGGGGCCTCCTCCCATCCCGGAGGTGA
- a CDS encoding response regulator transcription factor, giving the protein MADSIRIVIVDDHSIFRSGLRADLDASVEVVGEAADVPSAIAMIRETVPDVVLLDVHLPGGSGDDSTGGESVIRGSLPTTARFLALSVSDAAADVVRVIRAGARGYITKGSSGGEVSRAVHAVADGDAVFSPRLAGFVLDAFGAVAGEIATTTDELDRLSAREQEVMRLIARGYAYKEVAAELFISIKTVETHVSSVLRKLQLSSRHELTVWASQRRLL; this is encoded by the coding sequence GTGGCTGACAGCATCCGGATCGTGATCGTCGACGACCATTCGATCTTCCGGTCGGGGCTCCGCGCCGATCTCGATGCGAGCGTCGAGGTGGTCGGGGAGGCAGCCGACGTGCCGTCCGCCATTGCGATGATCCGCGAGACAGTGCCCGATGTGGTGCTGCTCGACGTTCACCTTCCGGGTGGCAGCGGCGACGACTCCACCGGCGGCGAGTCGGTGATCCGCGGCTCGCTGCCGACGACGGCCCGGTTCCTGGCGCTGAGCGTGTCGGATGCCGCAGCCGACGTCGTGCGGGTGATCCGCGCCGGTGCGCGCGGCTACATCACCAAGGGCTCATCCGGCGGGGAGGTCAGCCGCGCCGTGCACGCCGTCGCCGACGGGGATGCGGTGTTCTCGCCGCGGCTCGCCGGGTTCGTGCTCGACGCGTTCGGCGCGGTCGCCGGCGAGATCGCCACGACGACCGACGAACTCGATCGACTGTCGGCACGCGAGCAGGAGGTGATGCGGCTGATAGCCCGCGGATACGCCTACAAGGAGGTGGCCGCAGAGCTGTTCATCTCGATCAAGACGGTCGAGACGCACGTCTCATCGGTGCTGAGAAAGCTGCAGCTGTCGTCGCGCCACGAACTCACGGTGTGGGCCTCGCAGCGTCGTCTGCTCTAG
- a CDS encoding PspC domain-containing protein, translating to MSSSATASARPSRSVVSSREGGDLQPEPRQALTRDRDCLVAGVSAGLARHLGVRVWMVRALFIALTMCGGAGILLYAWCWAFTPWADGDGTPSRRVPVAWMLLAPASLGMLIVLFWRGGSDWISGTIPPDAAAVVVFGTVGAVTGAGLWATLIDRTDTARGPRHTMLVRILSIALLAMLFGLLLTRPVGSIGVALVLVPLAGILAVLMSTLIPRWRDLAGERVRRIREEQRSEMAAHLHDSVLQTLALIQNRAGASSEAARLARAQERELRAWLYDGDAPADSDLATDLRDYAGGLELDYPVRIEVVSAGLSTERASGELAAAAREAMLNAARHATGEVSVYIEGNATDVDVFVRDRGPGFRLDDVPGDRLGVRESIIGRMRRAGGSGTVRSDESGTEVHLRLSTVPRGAANAQMPNAPANTDEGEDARG from the coding sequence ATGTCCTCTTCCGCGACCGCGTCTGCGCGACCCTCTCGCTCCGTCGTGTCGTCGCGTGAGGGAGGAGACCTCCAGCCCGAGCCGCGTCAGGCCCTGACACGCGACAGAGACTGCCTGGTCGCAGGCGTCAGCGCGGGTCTCGCCCGTCACCTGGGCGTGCGGGTGTGGATGGTCCGTGCGCTCTTCATCGCTCTCACGATGTGCGGCGGGGCCGGCATCCTGCTCTACGCATGGTGCTGGGCGTTCACGCCCTGGGCCGACGGCGACGGCACCCCGTCGCGACGGGTGCCCGTGGCCTGGATGCTGCTCGCCCCTGCGAGCCTCGGCATGCTCATCGTGCTCTTCTGGCGCGGCGGCAGCGACTGGATCTCGGGAACGATTCCGCCTGATGCGGCGGCCGTGGTCGTGTTCGGCACCGTGGGGGCGGTGACCGGGGCCGGGCTGTGGGCGACCCTGATCGATCGCACCGACACCGCCCGCGGGCCTCGACACACGATGCTGGTCAGGATCCTCTCGATCGCGCTCCTCGCGATGCTGTTCGGCCTGCTCCTGACCCGGCCTGTCGGCAGCATCGGTGTCGCACTCGTGCTGGTCCCGCTCGCCGGCATCCTCGCCGTGCTGATGTCGACCCTGATTCCGCGGTGGCGCGACCTGGCGGGCGAACGCGTGCGGCGCATCCGTGAGGAGCAGCGCAGTGAGATGGCCGCGCACCTGCACGACTCCGTGCTGCAGACCCTCGCGCTGATCCAGAACAGGGCTGGCGCATCGAGCGAGGCGGCTCGGCTCGCACGGGCGCAGGAGCGTGAGCTGCGAGCCTGGCTGTACGACGGCGATGCCCCGGCCGACAGCGATCTGGCGACCGACCTGCGCGACTATGCCGGGGGCCTGGAGCTCGACTACCCGGTGCGGATCGAGGTGGTCTCGGCGGGCCTCTCCACCGAGCGTGCGAGCGGGGAACTCGCCGCGGCGGCGCGAGAGGCGATGCTGAATGCCGCACGGCACGCGACGGGCGAGGTCTCGGTCTACATCGAGGGCAATGCGACCGACGTCGACGTCTTCGTGCGTGATCGGGGTCCGGGCTTCCGACTGGACGACGTGCCGGGCGACCGCCTGGGCGTGCGGGAGTCGATCATCGGTCGGATGCGTCGAGCCGGGGGCTCGGGCACCGTGCGCAGCGATGAGAGCGGCACCGAGGTGCATCTGCGACTGTCGACCGTGCCGCGGGGCGCGGCGAACGCGCAGATGCCGAACGCGCCGGCGAACACGGATGAAGGCGAGGACGCTCGTGGCTGA
- a CDS encoding PspC domain-containing protein yields MTIPTAPPPPADQASPPRTAVPHGAERFLLWVAGLGVVRSDGWLGGVAAGIAARLRIDPLIVRGVLVVAALFGLPVIFLYALAWALLPDLDGRIHVRDLLRRDYQPVQLGLLGMAIVGLIPTAPLTGRLFGFGYESWSALAVFSWIVGLVIVGGLLFLIVRAASRTPGASAPDLPVASADPVAPEASVPLGGSGTAEGADATSADSSEVYAAPAAFIDDAPPAPPAPLPSGVQDPAEVAAWRIQHRAWKEQDQAWRRRQQDAERMARDQVRRERQAEAAVFAAEAAERRRIRRASRPRAGFAIVASVIGLAIVVGALVGLGNGDAAVGGALGLLSAALVLAMGMIVAGALRRRSGFLAFATVLTLVAGLVAGGFSAFQGVSIGWASISNNEAAHVRQPFGDLSISLNRHDDAPRPIVVEKGAGSTWISVDPGVQLQLRATVGTADVSWTRVEAGTGAIIDSGTWTATERDGESVVAETISAENAPTTTVQRVTIAQTSGEIDITLIEAEEEDER; encoded by the coding sequence ATGACGATTCCGACCGCGCCACCGCCTCCCGCCGACCAGGCCAGCCCGCCGAGGACGGCCGTTCCGCACGGCGCCGAGCGATTCCTCCTGTGGGTCGCCGGTCTCGGAGTGGTCCGCTCCGACGGATGGCTCGGTGGGGTCGCCGCCGGCATCGCCGCCCGGTTGCGGATCGACCCGCTGATCGTGCGCGGCGTCCTCGTGGTCGCAGCGCTCTTCGGCCTGCCGGTGATCTTCCTCTACGCCCTCGCCTGGGCGCTGCTGCCGGATCTCGACGGCCGGATCCACGTCCGCGACCTGCTGCGGCGGGACTACCAGCCCGTGCAGCTCGGTCTTCTGGGCATGGCCATCGTCGGGCTGATCCCGACGGCTCCGCTCACCGGACGCCTGTTCGGGTTCGGATACGAGAGCTGGTCGGCGCTGGCGGTCTTCAGCTGGATCGTCGGGCTGGTCATCGTAGGTGGACTGCTCTTCCTGATCGTGCGTGCTGCAAGCCGCACCCCGGGTGCTTCCGCGCCTGATCTGCCGGTGGCTTCCGCAGATCCGGTGGCCCCGGAGGCATCCGTTCCCCTCGGCGGTTCGGGTACCGCCGAGGGGGCGGATGCCACATCCGCCGACTCGTCCGAGGTGTACGCCGCACCGGCCGCGTTCATCGACGACGCACCGCCCGCACCACCCGCGCCTCTTCCCTCCGGGGTGCAGGACCCGGCCGAGGTCGCCGCGTGGCGGATCCAGCACCGGGCGTGGAAGGAGCAGGACCAGGCGTGGCGCCGGCGGCAGCAGGATGCCGAACGCATGGCGCGCGATCAGGTCAGACGCGAGCGTCAGGCGGAGGCAGCGGTGTTCGCCGCCGAGGCCGCGGAGCGCCGCCGCATTCGTCGCGCCTCCCGCCCACGCGCGGGTTTCGCGATCGTCGCCTCGGTCATCGGCCTCGCCATCGTCGTCGGCGCTCTGGTCGGGCTCGGCAACGGCGACGCCGCAGTCGGCGGTGCCCTCGGCCTGCTGTCGGCCGCACTGGTGCTCGCGATGGGGATGATCGTCGCCGGTGCCCTCCGACGGCGCAGCGGCTTCCTCGCCTTCGCGACCGTGCTGACGCTCGTCGCCGGACTGGTGGCCGGCGGGTTCTCCGCCTTCCAGGGCGTGAGCATCGGCTGGGCATCGATCTCGAACAACGAGGCCGCGCACGTGCGCCAGCCGTTCGGTGACCTCTCCATCTCGCTCAACCGGCATGACGACGCTCCGCGGCCGATCGTCGTGGAGAAGGGTGCCGGCAGCACCTGGATCTCCGTCGACCCCGGTGTGCAGCTGCAGCTGCGGGCGACCGTCGGAACCGCCGACGTGAGCTGGACGCGGGTCGAGGCCGGCACCGGCGCGATCATCGACAGCGGCACATGGACGGCGACGGAACGCGACGGCGAATCGGTCGTGGCCGAGACGATCTCGGCCGAGAACGCACCGACGACGACCGTGCAGCGGGTGACCATCGCGCAGACCAGCGGCGAGATAGACATCACCCTCATCGAGGCTGAGGAAGAGGACGAGCGATGA